ACGGTTCGACCTGCCCGTGATGGTCGCCGCCGAGGTCCAGGACGCGAAGCTGATGGACCCGGGGGCGCGCGACCGGGTGCTTCGCCCGTCCTATGAGCGGCTCACCCGGCTGTTCGCGTCCGCGGCCGCCGAGGGGCAGGCCGTGTTCAAGGCGATGGCGCCCCAGGACTCCTGACCCCGGGGCGCCCGTTCACCTCAGCCGTTCAACTGGGCGAGGGTGCGGTGGTAGGTCTCCCGCACCCCGAGCACCTCGGCGAGGTGCCGCTCCGCCAGCGGGAGGACCTCCTGGACGGGCACCCGCCGGCCCAGCTCCTCGCTGAGCGACGTGGAGCCCACGTCGCGGATGCCGCACGGGACGATGCGGTCGAACCATGACATGTCGCAGTCGCAGTTGAGCATGAAGCCGTGCATGGTGACGCCGCGCGAGACCCGGACCCCGATCGAGCCGATCTTGCGGTCGGGCGAACCCGGCACCCACAGCCCGCGCCGGCCCTCGACGGTCTCCGTCCGCAGGCCGAGGTCGGCGCAGACCCGCGTCATCATGGTCTCCAGCTTGTGCACGTAGGAGATCACGTCGACCGGGTCCGGCAGCTTGACGATCGGGTAGCCGGTGAGCTGGCCGGGACCGTGCCAGGTGATGTTGCCGCCGCGGTCCACGTCGATCACCGGCGCGCCCGGGTCGGTCAGCGGACGGTCCAGCGGGCCGGTGCGCTTGCCCGCGGTGTAGACCGGCCGGTGCTCCAGCAGCAGCGCGGTGTCCGGGATCTCGCCGGCCGCGCGCCGGTCCTGCGTGCGCCGCTGCAGGTCCCAGGCGTCCTCGTAGGGGACGGCCTGGTCACCGAACCCCACGTGCACGATGACCAGGTCGCCGATGTCCGCGGCCGACCCGGTGTCGTCTGCTTCGAGTAGGTCTGTCACGGGACAAGCCTACGTCCGGGCGCGTCGCCCGGCCCGGGCATCGCCGCCGAAGTCACAGGTCCGACAGCATGCGCGGCTCGATCGTCGTCTCCTTGACGGCGCCGGCGCCGTTCGGCTCGATGCTGTAGGCGCGGCCCTCCTCGCGGTACGAGACCGCCTGGACGAACTCGGTGCCCACGTAGTGCAGCCCGACACCCTCGTCGGCCGCGTACCCGGACGGCAGCGCCCCCTCCGCGATCAGCCGCTGCAGCAGGGGCCTGCGCTGCTCGTCGCTGTCGTAGTGGACGCCGCACGAGTACGGCAGGAAGCCCAGCCCGTCGGTGAGCGGACGCAGGTCCGGCCCGAAGGAGTCGGTGTTGCCGCCCACGTGCCAGCACAGCGCCCCGGCGCTCTGCCCGGCCAGGACCACGCCCTCGTACCACGCCTCGCGCAGGACCTCGTCCAGACCGTGCAGCCGCCACAGCGCCAGCAGGTTGGCCACGCTGCCGCCGAACACGTACACCAGGTCCTGGCTCAGCAGATGCGACCGGATGTCGGCGACGTTGGGCATGGGGAACAGCGCCAGATGGCTGGTCTCCACGTCGAGGCCGGACAGCGCGGAGTACCCCCGCGCGACGTACTCGGCGCCGTCGCCCAGCGC
The DNA window shown above is from Thermomonospora umbrina and carries:
- a CDS encoding peptidase E; its protein translation is MSTDGQPHILAIGGGTFLPNGREGLTPSPLLRYALDLTGEDRPRVCLLGTALGDGAEYVARGYSALSGLDVETSHLALFPMPNVADIRSHLLSQDLVYVFGGSVANLLALWRLHGLDEVLREAWYEGVVLAGQSAGALCWHVGGNTDSFGPDLRPLTDGLGFLPYSCGVHYDSDEQRRPLLQRLIAEGALPSGYAADEGVGLHYVGTEFVQAVSYREEGRAYSIEPNGAGAVKETTIEPRMLSDL
- the lipB gene encoding lipoyl(octanoyl) transferase LipB encodes the protein MTDLLEADDTGSAADIGDLVIVHVGFGDQAVPYEDAWDLQRRTQDRRAAGEIPDTALLLEHRPVYTAGKRTGPLDRPLTDPGAPVIDVDRGGNITWHGPGQLTGYPIVKLPDPVDVISYVHKLETMMTRVCADLGLRTETVEGRRGLWVPGSPDRKIGSIGVRVSRGVTMHGFMLNCDCDMSWFDRIVPCGIRDVGSTSLSEELGRRVPVQEVLPLAERHLAEVLGVRETYHRTLAQLNG